In Caldanaerobius fijiensis DSM 17918, a single window of DNA contains:
- a CDS encoding LacI family DNA-binding transcriptional regulator, translating to MATIKDVAKKAGVTVTTVSRVLNNRGYISEATRKKVYKAMEELNYQPNELARSLYRRKSNLIGVLIPSVSHPFFGQLTYYIEYYAHEAGYKILLCNSGQDSVKEKEYIDMLKRHQVDGIIMGSHTLDVEQYANINLPIVAIDRHLSDDIPYISSDNYHGGVLATELLLKKGCKKVAHISGPLILNTPANNRYKAFKDVVTKENVEHFVVETKLNKFEIDEYIRLGTELLEAHPDIDGIFASSDMIAAAIINVARILNKKIPEELKVVGYDDIELAALIVPPLTTIRQPIKEIAKKAIELILDQVDGKKVATENILPITLIERETT from the coding sequence ATAGCGACTATTAAGGATGTAGCGAAAAAGGCCGGTGTTACTGTTACAACAGTGTCAAGGGTTTTAAACAATAGGGGCTATATAAGTGAGGCTACGAGGAAAAAGGTTTATAAAGCTATGGAGGAGTTGAACTATCAACCCAATGAGCTGGCCAGGTCATTATATAGGAGAAAATCAAATTTAATAGGGGTATTGATACCAAGTGTATCTCACCCATTTTTTGGCCAGCTCACTTATTATATAGAATATTACGCTCATGAAGCCGGTTATAAGATATTACTATGCAATTCGGGACAGGACAGTGTAAAAGAGAAGGAATATATAGACATGTTAAAAAGGCACCAGGTAGATGGTATAATCATGGGAAGCCATACCCTTGATGTGGAACAATACGCAAATATTAATTTACCGATAGTTGCCATAGACAGACACCTTTCTGACGATATACCGTATATTTCATCAGATAACTATCATGGAGGTGTTTTGGCTACTGAGCTTTTACTGAAAAAAGGCTGCAAGAAGGTTGCACACATAAGTGGACCGTTAATATTGAATACTCCAGCAAATAATCGCTATAAGGCTTTCAAAGATGTGGTGACAAAAGAAAATGTTGAGCATTTTGTAGTTGAAACTAAGCTAAATAAATTTGAAATCGATGAATATATAAGATTAGGGACAGAGCTATTGGAAGCACATCCGGATATTGATGGGATATTTGCTAGCAGCGACATGATTGCGGCAGCTATAATTAATGTGGCGAGGATTTTAAATAAAAAAATTCCAGAAGAACTAAAGGTTGTAGGCTATGACGACATAGAACTTGCAGCTCTTATAGTTCCTCCACTGACCACCATAAGACAGCCTATTAAGGAAATAGCAAAAAAGGCTATTGAATTAATTTTAGATCAGGTAGACGGGAAAAAAGTAGCGACAGAAAATATTTTACCGATAACCCTGATAGAAAGGGAGACGACATAA
- a CDS encoding sodium/proline symporter: MKYVFIAAYFLIMLVIGLISMRKISSVNDFFLGGRKIGPWMSAFAYGTTYFSAVIFIGYAGRIGWGFGLSAIWIGIGNALLGSLAAWLVLAKKTREVTHRLNISTMPEFFEKRYGSKTLKILSALIIFIFLVPYSASVYQGLTYLFEAVFHVPFTYGILAMALLTAVYLTLGGYVATATNDFVQGIIMLMGTIVMVAFVLLNPHVGGLSSGLEKLAHIDSRLVAPVGPGGFSALMSLVILTSIGSWGLPQMIHKFYTIKDDEAVKRATIISTAFALIVAGGAYFIGAFGRLFLNNQIPINAATGKPDMDMIMPIVAMKAFPDWLLGLLAILILSASMSTLASLVLVSSSAISMDLLREIKPGIKNSTETLIMRLLCLIFIIASVVIATNRQTVILSLMSFSWGTVSGSFLAPYFYGLYWKRTTRSGAFAGFISGFATSVILALVFKFNAGMAPQLGAISMAVSMIAVPTVSLLTQDVPDAHKSFVKGVAEEL, from the coding sequence ATGAAATATGTATTTATTGCTGCATACTTTCTCATTATGCTGGTTATAGGGTTAATCAGCATGAGGAAGATCTCTTCTGTGAATGACTTTTTCCTGGGCGGACGTAAGATAGGACCATGGATGTCCGCTTTCGCTTACGGCACGACCTATTTCTCTGCAGTTATTTTCATAGGCTACGCGGGTAGAATAGGCTGGGGATTTGGTTTATCTGCTATATGGATAGGCATAGGAAATGCGTTGCTGGGGAGCCTTGCCGCATGGCTTGTCCTGGCCAAAAAAACCCGTGAAGTAACCCACAGATTAAACATATCTACAATGCCCGAGTTTTTTGAAAAGAGATATGGCAGCAAAACCTTAAAGATTCTCTCTGCGCTGATAATATTTATATTCCTTGTGCCATATTCTGCATCGGTCTATCAGGGCTTAACATACCTTTTTGAGGCAGTATTTCATGTCCCGTTCACATACGGCATACTGGCAATGGCATTGTTGACGGCTGTATACCTGACGCTTGGCGGATATGTGGCCACCGCCACTAACGATTTTGTCCAGGGCATTATAATGCTTATGGGCACCATAGTCATGGTCGCATTTGTATTGCTTAACCCCCATGTAGGCGGCCTGTCCTCAGGCCTTGAGAAATTGGCTCATATAGATAGCAGACTTGTAGCACCTGTTGGACCAGGAGGTTTTTCTGCCCTTATGTCATTAGTAATACTCACCAGTATAGGCAGCTGGGGACTACCTCAGATGATACACAAATTCTATACCATAAAAGACGATGAAGCTGTCAAACGGGCTACCATCATATCAACAGCATTTGCATTAATCGTAGCAGGAGGCGCCTATTTTATCGGAGCGTTTGGCAGACTGTTCCTCAATAATCAGATACCAATAAACGCTGCTACAGGCAAACCCGATATGGATATGATCATGCCTATTGTAGCCATGAAAGCTTTTCCCGACTGGCTCTTAGGATTATTGGCCATATTAATCCTGTCAGCATCTATGTCGACTCTAGCATCATTGGTCCTGGTATCCAGTTCTGCCATCTCTATGGACCTGCTGCGAGAAATCAAACCTGGCATAAAAAATAGCACAGAAACCCTGATAATGAGGTTATTGTGCCTTATCTTTATCATCGCATCAGTTGTCATAGCCACAAATCGACAAACGGTAATACTATCACTGATGTCATTTTCTTGGGGTACCGTGTCGGGATCATTCCTGGCTCCATACTTTTACGGCCTGTACTGGAAACGCACCACCAGATCCGGTGCTTTTGCAGGATTTATATCTGGCTTTGCCACATCAGTAATACTGGCATTGGTATTTAAATTCAATGCCGGAATGGCACCGCAGCTGGGCGCTATATCCATGGCCGTATCCATGATTGCCGTACCTACAGTCAGCCTTTTGACGCAGGATGTGCCCGACGCCCATAAATCCTTCGTCAAAGGCGTGGCAGAAGAATTGTAA
- a CDS encoding ROK family protein, with the protein MADRYYIGIDIGGTKLAVCIADGKGKILDKLKMPSEAHKGPEQMIDKMFLMADELMGKYGIKSQDVEAFGISCGGPLDSKRGIVMSPPNLPGWDNVHITEIIQERYSRPAYLQNDANACALAEWMYGAGRGYKNVIFLTFGTGMGAGLILDGRLYSGTNDMAGEVGHIRLAPFGPVGYGKEGSFEGFCSGGGIAQIAAAEVLKRRQMGMEVEFARGLEPEELTAKIVGEAADKGDEVAIEILRISANFLGLGISILIDILNPEVIIIGSIYARSIKFFKDIVEEVIKKEALQRSASVCKVVPAMLGEQLGDYASIAVAMNRGR; encoded by the coding sequence ATGGCGGACAGGTATTACATAGGTATTGACATAGGTGGCACAAAATTGGCCGTGTGTATTGCAGATGGTAAGGGTAAGATTTTAGACAAATTAAAAATGCCTTCAGAAGCCCATAAAGGCCCTGAGCAGATGATTGATAAGATGTTTTTGATGGCGGATGAACTTATGGGCAAGTACGGTATCAAGAGCCAGGATGTCGAGGCTTTTGGTATAAGCTGCGGTGGTCCACTGGATTCCAAAAGGGGCATTGTCATGTCGCCGCCCAATCTGCCGGGATGGGATAATGTGCATATAACGGAGATAATCCAGGAGCGCTATTCCAGGCCGGCATATCTCCAGAACGATGCCAACGCCTGTGCCCTGGCTGAATGGATGTATGGTGCAGGTCGAGGATATAAGAATGTCATATTTCTCACCTTCGGCACAGGCATGGGTGCGGGGCTGATACTGGACGGGCGGCTTTATTCCGGTACCAACGATATGGCAGGGGAGGTGGGCCATATAAGGTTGGCACCTTTCGGACCTGTGGGCTATGGAAAAGAAGGATCTTTCGAGGGATTTTGCAGCGGAGGTGGTATCGCCCAGATCGCTGCGGCAGAGGTTTTGAAGAGAAGGCAGATGGGGATGGAAGTGGAATTTGCCAGGGGGTTAGAGCCTGAAGAGCTAACGGCTAAGATTGTAGGGGAGGCGGCGGACAAAGGTGATGAGGTAGCCATAGAGATTCTGCGCATATCTGCCAACTTTTTAGGTCTGGGGATATCTATCCTTATTGATATATTGAATCCTGAAGTGATTATCATAGGCAGCATATATGCCAGAAGTATTAAGTTTTTCAAAGACATTGTGGAGGAAGTTATCAAAAAAGAGGCTTTGCAGCGCTCTGCTAGTGTGTGCAAGGTGGTACCAGCGATGCTGGGAGAGCAGCTGGGTGATTACGCCAGTATAGCTGTGGCCATGAACAGAGGCAGATGA
- the ilvN gene encoding acetolactate synthase small subunit: protein MYRGRGFFNTQGGDLIKHVLAVLVNNHPGVLSRVAGLFSRRGFNIESLAVGTTEDSDISRITIVVDGDDYVVNQISLQLYKLVDVIKVQDLCKTDYVGRELVLFKVAFNSSNRDDIMHIIEIFRARVIDVSRNSMVIEATGDLEKISALEELLRQFEVLEIVRTGLVSLERGDKILKDYEEEINDDKNVL from the coding sequence CTGTATAGGGGACGGGGGTTTTTTAATACACAAGGGGGTGATCTTATAAAGCATGTTTTAGCTGTTCTCGTAAATAACCATCCTGGTGTTTTATCAAGGGTGGCCGGTCTTTTCAGCAGGAGAGGCTTTAATATCGAAAGCCTCGCAGTAGGGACTACGGAAGATTCTGACATATCCAGGATAACCATCGTTGTGGATGGTGACGACTATGTGGTCAATCAAATATCTTTGCAGCTATATAAACTGGTGGATGTCATAAAGGTACAGGACTTATGCAAAACAGATTATGTGGGTAGAGAGCTGGTCTTATTTAAAGTAGCTTTTAATTCATCAAACAGAGACGATATCATGCATATCATCGAAATTTTTAGAGCCAGGGTCATAGATGTATCTAGAAATTCTATGGTAATAGAAGCCACAGGGGATCTGGAGAAAATAAGTGCTCTTGAAGAACTTTTGAGACAATTTGAAGTGCTGGAAATTGTGAGAACGGGTCTTGTTTCACTGGAACGAGGAGATAAAATCTTAAAAGATTATGAGGAGGAGATTAACGATGACAAGAATGTACTATGA
- the ilvC gene encoding ketol-acid reductoisomerase — protein sequence MTRMYYDADANLDLLKGKKIAVIGYGSQGRAHALNLKDSGLDVVVGLYKGSKSWEKAEKDGLTVMETADAAKAADLIMILIPDEKQAQMYKDSIEANLKEGDILAFAHGFNIHFHQIVPPEYVDVIMIAPKGPGHLVRRVYEEGMGVPDLIAVYQDFSGKAKDYALAYAKGIGGTRAGVIETTFKEETETDLFGEQAVLCGGVTELIKAGFETLVEAGYQPEIAYFECLHEMKLIVDLIYEGGFSKMRYSISDTAEFGDYMTGKRIITEETRKEMKQVLKEIQNGEFAKKWLLENRVGRPVFNAMREKERNQLIEKVGSELRSMMSWLKKD from the coding sequence ATGACAAGAATGTACTATGATGCGGATGCCAATTTGGATTTATTAAAAGGCAAGAAGATAGCGGTTATAGGCTATGGCAGCCAGGGAAGAGCCCATGCTTTAAATTTGAAGGACAGCGGTCTGGATGTGGTCGTAGGCTTATATAAGGGTAGCAAATCATGGGAAAAAGCCGAAAAGGATGGGCTTACGGTTATGGAGACGGCAGATGCGGCTAAAGCTGCTGATCTCATAATGATATTGATACCTGACGAAAAACAGGCTCAGATGTACAAAGATAGCATTGAAGCCAATTTAAAGGAAGGGGATATACTGGCTTTTGCCCACGGTTTTAATATTCACTTCCATCAGATAGTTCCTCCCGAATATGTAGACGTCATAATGATAGCACCGAAGGGGCCTGGACACCTTGTGAGAAGGGTTTATGAAGAAGGTATGGGAGTTCCTGATCTCATCGCTGTGTACCAGGACTTTTCGGGCAAAGCGAAGGATTATGCACTGGCTTACGCTAAAGGTATTGGCGGAACCAGGGCAGGGGTCATCGAGACCACGTTTAAAGAGGAAACAGAAACAGACCTCTTTGGCGAGCAGGCGGTTTTGTGCGGCGGCGTGACAGAGCTTATAAAGGCGGGCTTCGAAACCCTGGTTGAGGCAGGCTATCAGCCGGAGATTGCCTATTTTGAGTGTTTGCATGAGATGAAACTCATAGTGGACCTTATCTATGAAGGCGGATTTAGCAAGATGAGGTATTCTATAAGCGATACGGCGGAGTTCGGCGACTATATGACAGGTAAGAGAATAATTACTGAAGAGACCAGAAAAGAGATGAAGCAGGTGCTAAAAGAGATCCAGAATGGCGAATTCGCTAAAAAGTGGCTTTTAGAGAACAGGGTTGGCAGACCTGTATTCAATGCTATGAGAGAAAAGGAAAGAAATCAGCTTATTGAAAAAGTAGGTAGTGAATTGAGGAGCATGATGTCCTGGCTGAAAAAAGATTGA
- a CDS encoding 2-isopropylmalate synthase, translated as MGVSDVIIYDTTLRDGEQTPGVNLNAKEKLEIAKQLKNLNVDIIEAGFPIASNGDFEAVKLIANEVKGVGVSALARASRADIDRAYEALKGAERPRIHVFIATSDIHLKYKLKMSREEALNKAVEMVAYAKSKLQDVQFSAEDATRSDWDYLAKVYESVIDAGATTINIPDTVGYTTPGEFAQLIDYLKTHVKNIDKVAISVHCHNDLGLAVANSLTAALNGVRQIEVTINGLGERAGNAALEEVVMALNTRKDYYKRNVNINTQQIYRTSRLVSTLTGISVQPNKAIVGANAFAHEAGIHQHGVLSERSTYEIMTPESIGLSHSSIVLGKHSGRHAFEARLKELGYNLDPEAINKAFERFKDLADKKKTVLDQDIEAIVENKSISVPEIYQLEFVQISSGSNITPTATVGIKRENEVVQAAECGDGPVDAVFKAIEKAVGQEVELEDYFLKSVTGGKDALGEVTVKISKNGKVFLGHGLSIDVIEASARAFVNAINRMMVELPGDKSDGGRD; from the coding sequence ATGGGGGTCAGCGATGTAATCATATACGATACTACGCTGAGAGATGGAGAGCAAACACCTGGCGTAAATTTGAATGCCAAAGAGAAACTGGAGATTGCCAAACAGTTAAAAAACTTAAATGTTGACATCATAGAAGCAGGATTTCCTATTGCGTCCAATGGAGATTTTGAAGCTGTGAAATTAATCGCGAATGAGGTAAAGGGCGTTGGAGTATCAGCTCTGGCCCGGGCATCCAGGGCTGACATCGATAGAGCATATGAAGCGCTCAAAGGCGCTGAACGCCCAAGAATACATGTGTTTATCGCTACATCAGATATTCACCTTAAATACAAGCTGAAGATGAGCAGGGAAGAAGCGCTGAATAAGGCTGTAGAAATGGTGGCCTATGCCAAATCAAAGCTCCAGGATGTGCAGTTCTCTGCGGAGGATGCCACCAGAAGTGATTGGGATTATCTGGCGAAAGTTTATGAAAGCGTCATTGATGCAGGTGCTACTACCATAAATATACCGGATACAGTGGGATATACGACCCCCGGTGAATTTGCTCAGCTGATTGATTATCTGAAAACCCATGTGAAAAATATCGATAAAGTCGCCATAAGCGTCCATTGCCACAATGACCTGGGTCTTGCTGTAGCCAATTCTCTTACTGCAGCGTTAAATGGGGTAAGGCAGATAGAGGTTACCATAAACGGGCTTGGAGAAAGAGCTGGCAATGCCGCGCTGGAAGAAGTGGTGATGGCGTTAAATACGAGGAAGGATTATTACAAAAGAAATGTAAACATCAATACACAGCAGATATACAGGACCAGCAGGCTTGTAAGTACTTTGACAGGTATAAGCGTTCAGCCCAATAAAGCCATTGTAGGTGCCAACGCCTTTGCCCATGAGGCTGGAATACACCAGCATGGGGTCTTGAGCGAGAGGAGCACCTATGAGATAATGACGCCTGAGTCTATAGGTTTAAGCCATAGCAGTATCGTGCTGGGCAAGCACTCGGGAAGACATGCCTTTGAGGCCAGGCTGAAGGAGCTGGGTTACAATTTAGATCCGGAGGCTATAAATAAGGCTTTTGAGCGCTTTAAAGACCTGGCGGACAAGAAAAAAACCGTGCTGGATCAGGATATCGAAGCTATTGTTGAAAATAAATCTATAAGTGTGCCGGAAATCTATCAGCTGGAGTTTGTGCAGATATCTTCAGGCTCTAATATAACGCCTACGGCGACGGTAGGTATAAAGCGAGAAAATGAAGTTGTTCAGGCAGCGGAATGCGGTGATGGACCGGTGGATGCGGTGTTTAAGGCTATAGAAAAGGCTGTGGGTCAGGAAGTAGAGCTGGAGGATTATTTCTTGAAATCTGTCACAGGCGGCAAGGACGCTTTAGGCGAAGTAACTGTGAAAATCAGTAAAAACGGGAAGGTGTTCCTTGGCCATGGCTTGAGCATAGACGTGATAGAGGCCAGCGCCAGGGCTTTTGTAAACGCTATAAATCGAATGATGGTAGAACTTCCCGGCGATAAAAGCGATGGAGGTCGAGATTGA
- the leuC gene encoding 3-isopropylmalate dehydratase large subunit, with product MGMTMTQKILAKHAGLDKVVPGQLIKAKVDMVLGNDVTSPVAIKEFEKLGLDRVFDVNRIALVPDHFTPNKDIKSAEQANVIRKFAKKYGIVNYFEVGRMGIEHALLPEQGLVGPGDVVIGADSHTCTYGALGAFSTGIGSTDMAAAMATGEAWFKVPQAIKFDLKGKLNKWVSGKDVILYIIGMIGVDGALYMSMEYTGEGLKSLTMDDRFTIANMAIEAGAKNGIFDVDEETLNYVKGRAKRPYEVFKADEDAEYERIYEIDLSGIRPQVAFPHLPENTKPIDEARGVKIDQVVIGSCTNGRIKDMEEAYQILKGRKVHPDVRLIIFPATQEIYLECLKRGYIEEFIKAGAAVSTPTCGPCLGGHMGILAKGERALATTNRNFVGRMGHPESEVYLASPAVAAASAVAGYIEDPEVVLND from the coding sequence ATGGGAATGACGATGACGCAAAAAATCCTGGCAAAACATGCAGGATTGGATAAGGTGGTACCAGGTCAACTTATAAAAGCAAAAGTGGATATGGTACTGGGAAATGATGTGACATCTCCTGTAGCTATCAAAGAATTTGAAAAATTGGGCCTGGATCGGGTCTTTGATGTGAACAGGATAGCGTTGGTGCCTGATCACTTTACTCCCAATAAAGATATAAAGTCAGCAGAACAGGCCAATGTAATAAGAAAATTTGCTAAAAAATACGGCATTGTAAATTACTTTGAGGTAGGCCGTATGGGCATCGAACACGCCTTGCTTCCTGAACAGGGCCTTGTAGGACCCGGTGATGTGGTAATAGGCGCCGATTCCCATACGTGCACCTACGGCGCTTTAGGGGCGTTTTCTACGGGTATAGGCAGTACTGACATGGCTGCGGCCATGGCTACAGGGGAGGCCTGGTTTAAGGTGCCACAGGCTATAAAGTTTGACTTAAAGGGCAAATTGAACAAATGGGTCAGCGGAAAAGACGTTATTCTGTACATCATAGGGATGATAGGTGTTGATGGAGCTCTATATATGTCCATGGAGTATACAGGGGAAGGCCTGAAATCTTTGACCATGGATGATAGGTTCACCATAGCTAACATGGCCATAGAGGCGGGTGCCAAGAACGGCATATTCGACGTTGATGAGGAGACTTTAAACTATGTAAAGGGAAGGGCTAAAAGACCTTATGAAGTGTTTAAGGCCGATGAAGATGCCGAATACGAAAGAATCTATGAAATCGACCTGAGCGGTATAAGGCCTCAGGTGGCATTTCCCCATCTCCCTGAGAATACCAAGCCTATAGATGAGGCCAGAGGGGTAAAGATCGACCAGGTGGTCATAGGTTCTTGCACCAATGGCCGTATAAAGGATATGGAAGAGGCTTATCAGATACTTAAAGGGAGAAAAGTGCATCCCGATGTGAGGCTGATCATATTCCCGGCTACTCAGGAAATATATCTGGAGTGCTTGAAACGCGGTTATATTGAAGAGTTTATAAAAGCGGGTGCTGCTGTCAGCACGCCAACGTGCGGTCCGTGTCTGGGAGGTCATATGGGTATACTGGCAAAAGGTGAAAGGGCGTTGGCAACGACTAATCGCAACTTTGTCGGCAGAATGGGTCATCCAGAAAGCGAAGTTTATCTGGCCAGTCCCGCTGTGGCTGCAGCATCAGCTGTAGCAGGTTATATAGAGGATCCGGAGGTGGTATTAAATGATTAA
- the leuD gene encoding 3-isopropylmalate dehydratase small subunit translates to MKGNAIKYGDNVDTDVIIPARYLNTSEPSELARHCMEDLDATFKDRVKPGDIIVAGKNFGCGSSREHAPIAIKASGISCVIARTFARIFYRNAINIGLPILECPEAVDGIDDGDVVSVDFNTGVIYNETKNLTFHAAPFPEFIQEIIKHDGLINYVKAQVNKNV, encoded by the coding sequence ATTAAAGGAAATGCCATAAAATACGGAGATAACGTGGATACGGATGTAATAATACCAGCTAGGTATTTAAACACCTCAGAGCCATCAGAGCTTGCCAGGCACTGCATGGAAGATCTGGATGCGACTTTTAAAGACAGGGTTAAGCCGGGCGATATCATCGTGGCAGGTAAGAATTTTGGTTGCGGTTCATCCCGTGAACATGCTCCTATAGCCATAAAGGCATCCGGCATATCCTGTGTCATAGCCCGTACCTTTGCCAGGATATTTTACAGAAACGCCATAAATATAGGTCTTCCTATACTGGAATGCCCTGAGGCGGTGGACGGGATAGATGACGGCGATGTGGTAAGCGTGGATTTTAATACAGGGGTAATCTACAATGAAACCAAAAATCTCACCTTTCATGCAGCGCCATTTCCTGAGTTTATCCAGGAGATCATAAAGCACGATGGACTGATAAATTATGTGAAGGCGCAGGTGAATAAGAATGTATAA
- the leuB gene encoding 3-isopropylmalate dehydrogenase: MYKIAVLPGDGIGPEVVNEALKVLNAIERKYGVDFETAIYPFGGIAIDKTGDPYPAETQEACLKSDAVLLGAVGGPKWDALPGSKRPEAGLLALRKSLNVYANLRPAILYEPLKNASPLKAEIVGDGLDVLVVRELTGGIYFGTRGREKTDTGYKAYDTEIYSTEEIKRIAKVAFDAAMKRKKKVTSVDKANILESSRLWRETVEEVAKDYPEVTLEHMYVDNASMQLIKNPRQFDVIVTSNMFGDILSDEASMLTGSIGMLPSASLRDDRVGLYEPVHGSAPDIAGTKKANPLATILSVAMMLRYSFDMEDAARDIEDAVLSVLKKGYRTQDIMQDGMILVNTVEMGDLVVEEIRG, translated from the coding sequence ATGTATAAGATAGCGGTGTTACCAGGCGATGGGATAGGCCCTGAAGTGGTAAATGAGGCGCTCAAGGTCTTAAATGCCATTGAGCGTAAGTACGGAGTAGATTTTGAAACAGCTATATACCCTTTTGGAGGTATTGCTATAGACAAAACCGGTGATCCATATCCTGCGGAGACCCAGGAGGCGTGCTTAAAGAGTGATGCCGTTCTTCTAGGGGCAGTAGGCGGGCCTAAGTGGGATGCATTGCCTGGCAGCAAAAGGCCTGAAGCCGGATTATTGGCCCTCAGGAAGAGCCTCAATGTATATGCGAATCTAAGGCCTGCGATCCTTTACGAGCCTCTTAAAAATGCATCGCCTTTGAAAGCAGAAATAGTCGGCGATGGACTGGACGTGCTGGTGGTAAGAGAGCTTACAGGCGGCATCTACTTTGGTACAAGGGGCAGGGAAAAAACCGATACAGGCTATAAAGCTTACGATACGGAGATCTATTCAACTGAAGAGATAAAGCGCATAGCAAAGGTGGCCTTTGATGCTGCTATGAAGAGAAAAAAGAAGGTAACATCAGTAGATAAGGCCAACATATTGGAGAGTTCCAGGTTGTGGAGGGAGACGGTGGAAGAGGTTGCCAAAGATTACCCTGAGGTTACCCTTGAACACATGTATGTGGACAATGCCTCCATGCAGCTTATCAAAAATCCCCGCCAATTTGATGTTATCGTGACCAGCAATATGTTTGGGGACATTTTGAGCGACGAGGCTTCCATGCTTACAGGTTCTATAGGTATGCTTCCCTCGGCTAGCTTGCGGGATGACAGAGTGGGCTTATATGAACCTGTACACGGCTCGGCCCCTGATATCGCGGGTACCAAAAAGGCTAATCCTCTTGCGACGATATTGTCGGTGGCTATGATGTTGAGGTATTCCTTTGATATGGAGGATGCCGCTAGAGATATTGAAGATGCGGTGTTATCGGTTTTAAAGAAGGGTTATAGAACCCAGGATATAATGCAGGATGGCATGATTCTTGTAAATACGGTAGAGATGGGAGATCTGGTTGTTGAAGAGATAAGGGGGTAA